The following is a genomic window from Niabella soli DSM 19437.
ATTTATCAGTTCATATGCTATTGAGCATCCGAGCCAGCCAAATTATCTGGATTTGTATTCTGGCAACAACCAGGGCGTAACCGACGACGAGGTTCCTGCGGGAATACCTTTTACCACGCCCAACCTTGGAAGACAACTGCTGGATTCAGGAATGACCTTTACAACTTTTTCTGAAGATCTTCCCAGCGTAGGATACAACGGCGCCACTTCCGGACAGTATGCAAGAAAACACAATCCTGCTGCCAACTGGATGGGCACGGGAAAAAATCAGATACCGGCAACAACCAATCAGCCGCTCACCGCCTTTCCGGGCGATTTTACCAAATTACCCACCGTTGCCTTTGTTGTTCCAAACCTGATCAATGATATACATGATGGCACGGTGGCCCAGGGAGATTCATGGGTAAAGAATAATTTTGACGCCTATATTCAGTGGGCCAAAACGCATAACAGCGTTTTAATACTAACTTTCGATGAAGATGACAACAATCATAAAAATCAAATACCCACCATATTTAGCGGTCAACATGTAAAAACGCTCCAGGACGCAACGAATATCACCCATTATAGCGTATTGCGCACCATCGAGGAAATATACCATTTGCCCTATATAGGCAATGCGACAAATGCAACTACCATTGTGGATTGCTGGCAGTAAGGTAATCGTGAAACGTCAACCGATAAACGAGAAGTTCTCCCGCTTATCGGT
Proteins encoded in this region:
- a CDS encoding alkaline phosphatase family protein encodes the protein MNQVKHILVFFLLLVGIAACRKRDPAGLFPAKTNPAATPTHTPTPTPTPNPTPNPGTVPTPDHVVVLIMENHSYSQVIGSSSAPYITALASAANSTSFISSYAIEHPSQPNYLDLYSGNNQGVTDDEVPAGIPFTTPNLGRQLLDSGMTFTTFSEDLPSVGYNGATSGQYARKHNPAANWMGTGKNQIPATTNQPLTAFPGDFTKLPTVAFVVPNLINDIHDGTVAQGDSWVKNNFDAYIQWAKTHNSVLILTFDEDDNNHKNQIPTIFSGQHVKTLQDATNITHYSVLRTIEEIYHLPYIGNATNATTIVDCWQ